A single Anopheles funestus chromosome 2RL, idAnoFuneDA-416_04, whole genome shotgun sequence DNA region contains:
- the LOC125763560 gene encoding adapter molecule Crk — protein MASFDVYDRSSWYFGPMSRQDATDLLLNERESGVFLVRDSTTIVGDFVLCVREDSKVSHYIINKIPSGEECFVYRIGDQTFADLPDLLSFYKLHYLDTTPLRRPMIRRLEKVIGKFDFDGSDPDDLPFKKGEILHIISKDEEQWWTARNGQGQTGQIPVPYVTRYEENIIERPNSGGGGGGAGPGHHHHHPAGGLHHSENSNIFKSNLNRQLPALARVKQERVPNAYDETALKLSVGDVIKVLKTNINGQWEGELKGKIGHFPFTHVEFIDE, from the coding sequence ATGGCATCGTTCGACGTATACGATCGATCGAGCTGGTACTTTGGGCCGATGTCACGCCAAGACGCGACAGATCTGTTGCTGAACGAGCGAGAAAGTGGAGTGTTTCTGGTCCGCGACAGTACGACCATTGTAGGCGATTTTGTGCTATGCGTGCGGGAGGATTCCAAAGTGAGCCACTACattataaacaaaatccctTCCGGGGAAGAATGCTTCGTGTACCGTATCGGCGATCAAACGTTCGCGGACCTGCCGGATCTACTGTCATTCTACAAACTGCACTATCTCGACACGACACCGCTCCGGCGGCCAATGATACGCCGGCTGGAGAAGGTAATAGGCAAGTTTGATTTCGACGGAAGTGATCCAGACGATTTGCCGTTCAAAAAGGGCGAAATACTGCACATCATCAGCAAGGATGAGGAACAATGGTGGACGGCTCGCAACGGCCAGGGCCAAACGGGACAGATACCGGTACCGTACGTGACGCGATACGAGGAGAACATAATCGAGCGGCCAAATTCGGGCGGCGGCGGGGGAGGAGCTGGACCgggccaccaccatcaccatccggCCGGTGGGCTGCATCATTCGGAAAATTCGAACATCTTTAAATCGAATCTTAACCGACAGCTACCGGCACTGGCACGCGTTAAGCAGGAGCGTGTCCCGAACGCGTACGATGAGACCGCGCTCAAGCTGAGCGTTGGCGACGTCATCAAGGTGCTGAAGACGAACATAAATGGCCAGTGGGAGGGTGAGCTGAAGGGCAAGATCGGACACTTTCCCTTCACCCACGTGGAGTTTATTGATGAGTGA
- the LOC125763468 gene encoding sialin translates to MSTGLAGWITCRQVLNIMVIFGFMLNYALRVNFTIAIVAMTKTIVNVATGGDDTTGLNVTDTTVADLSTTTESSVINEADKFEWDARQQNLMLGSFFWGYVLTELPGGRLAEIIGGRRVFGYSMLWASLLTLLTPLASNTHYIAVVILRAVLGFFLGASWPAIHPLTAVWIPPMDRSKFIANMMASSLGAAITMPICGFLIATIGWQSVFYFTGGLGLLWSVIWFMVVFETPASHPRITPEERNEIESAINAAGKKKKPSYVPWKSIITSPPVWAIILTHGASVFGFFTVVNQLPTYMKYILHFNIKENGLLSSLPYFGKYAMAVISSHLADYLRKSGKLSTTATRKIFTAFAVMTPGFLMIIQVYMGEHRSWAVGIFTLSLFLNGAVTAGYLGNGLDIAPNFSGTIFGMANTLSSFGGFVSAYMVGVLTNENQTYGQWQIVFWILAVVYITGSSAYVIMGTGELQAWNNPPEKGDGNGETEEGVPLNQRNQAAVK, encoded by the exons ATGTCGACCGGCCTAGCAG GATGGATAACATGCCGGCAAGTGTTGAACATCATGGTTATCTTCGGCTTCATGCTGAACTATGCTCTGCGTGTGAACTTCACGATTGCCATTGTGGCTATGACGAAAACGATCGTGAACGTAGCTACCGGTGGAGATGATACTACCGGTTTGAACGTGACCGATACAACGGTGGCCGATTTGTCCACCACAACTGAATCGTCCGTTATCAATGAAGCGGATAAATTTGAATGGGATGCCCGTCAGCAGAACTTGATGCTTGGCAGCTTCTTCTGGGGTTACGTGCTGACGGAGCTGCCGGGTGGTCGATTGGCCGAAATTATCGGCGGTCGTCGCGTCTTCGGTTACAGTATGTTGTGGGCCAGCTTGCTTACCCTGCTTACGCCACTCGCTTCCAATACGCACTACATCGCCGTGGTGATTCTGCGTGCTGTGCTCGGTTTCTTCCTCGGTGCTTCGTGGCCAGCGATTCATCCACTGACGGCCGTTTGGATTCCACCGATGGATCGGTCAAAGTTCATCGCCAACATGATGGCTTCCTCGTTGGGTGCTGCTATTACGATGCCGATCTGTGGATTCCTGATCGCAACGATCGGATGGCAGAGCGTGTTCTACTTCACCGGCGGTCTCGGTCTGCTGTGGTCGGTCATTTGGTTCATGGTGGTGTTTGAAACACCTGCATCGCATCCGCGCATTACGCCCGAGGAACGGAATGAAATCGAATCGGCCATCAATGCTGCcggcaaaaagaagaaaccatCGTACGTGCCGTGGAAGTCGATTATTACCTCACCACCGGTTTGGGCTATCATTCTCACCCACGGTGCGTCCGTGTTTGGGTTCTTCACTGTGGTCAACCAGCTACCAACGTACATGAAGtatattttgcatttcaaCATTAAGGAG AACGGACTACTATCGTCCTTGCCTTACTttggaaagtatgcaatggCTGTGATTTCATCGCATTTAGCTGACTACTTGAGGAAATCGGGCAAATTGTCTACTACCGCCACTAGAAAGATCTTCACCGCCTTCG CTGTGATGACTCCCGGGTTCTTGATGATCATTCAAGTGTACATGGGCGAGCATCGTTCGTGGGCGGTCGGTATCTTCACTCTGTCCCTCTTCCTGAATGGTGCAGTTACAGCAGGATACCTTGGCAATGGGCTGGACATTGCTCCGAACTTTTCCGGTACCATTTTCGGCATGGCCAACACTCTGTCCTCGTTTGGAGGCTTTGTTTCAGCGTACATGGTTGGTGTGCTCACCAACGAAAAT CAAACTTACGGTCAATGGCAAATTGTGTTCTGGATTCTGGCCGTGGTGTACATTACGGGTTCCTCTGCGTACGTGATAATGGGTACGGGTGAGCTGCAGGCCTGGAACAATCCCCCAGAGAAGGGTGACGGTAATGGCGAAACGGAGGAAGGTGTGCCACTTAACCAACGCAACCAGGCCGCGGTCAAGTAA
- the LOC125763446 gene encoding mitochondrial import receptor subunit TOM70: MTTGSTGSTFPRWQLALLIGAPVAIGLGYLYWRKSSDQGEGSDKLTKKKLADIKDKTISLDGDSSEAGKQQPDAKPLSGRELALKHKNNGNAHFRAGKYDLAISEYDAAIEHCPTFEANDRSTYYQNRAAAYEQLQNWAAVIKDCTNAIECNPSYTKALVRRAKAYEQQKDLTKALEDITAACIVDQFQSKTTLVMADRMLRELGQQHGKEAMKNKKEIYPSKQFIDSYFSSFTNDPVRKLVVASSEPKGFIKAKMLFDKGDYEAIVAACTEEIESSESESEYKLEALVLRGTMYNLIACYDEAKQDLDAVIELETADKRLRTNALIKRASLAMQTQPETPGACFEYFARAEAIDSTNGDIFHHRGQVYILSDRMNDAIADFERAYGLCPTSGIIATHLCYAKYCQAVQNKDESGVERMKKRFNELLEEYANCVECYSILAQVLTEQQNFAEADSCFARALKVDPNQAQIYVHRGVLQLQWKGDFDEGVKLIKKAIEMDSKCELAYETLGTIEVQRGNLAEAVKLFERAIELARTEMTLVHLYSLKDAAVAQLSVAKNMGLSISNIQPNF; this comes from the coding sequence ATGACGACGGGTAGCACGGGATCAACATTCCCCAGATGGCAGTTGGCGCTACTGATCGGTGCGCCAGTGGCCATCGGCCTCGGTTACCTGTACTGGCGCAAATCGAGTGACCAAGGCGAAGGAAGCGATAAGCTGACGAAGAAAAAGTTAGCCGATATCAAGGACAAAACCATCTCGCTCGATGGCGATTCGTCGGAGGCGGGGAAACAGCAGCCGGATGCTAAACCGTTGAGCGGTCGTGAACTTGCcctgaaacacaaaaacaatggCAATGCACACTTCCGTGCGGGAAAGTATGATCTGGCGATCAGCGAATACGATGCCGCCATCGAGCACTGTCCCACGTTTGAGGCCAACGATCGTTCGACGTACTACCAGAACCGGGCAGCAGCATACGAGCAGCTGCAAAATTGGGCCGCCGTCATAAAGGACTGCACGAACGCGATTGAGTGCAATCCGTCGTATACCAAAGCGCTGGTACGGCGGGCCAAAGCTTACGAGCAGCAGAAAGATCTTACGAAAGCCCTGGAAGACATAACGGCCGCCTGTATAGTGGACCAATTTCAGAGCAAAACGACGTTGGTGATGGCGGACCGTATGCTGCGTGAGCTGGGCCAACAGCACGGGAAGGAAGCGATGAAGAACAAGAAAGAAATCTATCCATCGAAGCAGTTCATCGATAGTTACTTCAGCTCATTTACCAATGATCCGGTGCGGAAGCTGGTCGTGGCAAGCTCGGAACCGAAGGGCTTCATCAAGGCAAAGATGCTGTTCGATAAGGGTGATTACGAAGCGATAGTGGCGGCCTGTACGGAAGAGATCGAATCGAGCGAATCGGAATCGGAGTACAAGCTGGAGGCGCTAGTGCTTCGGGGAACCATGTACAATCTGATCGCCTGCTACGATGAAGCGAAACAGGATCTGGATGCGGTTATTGAGCTGGAAACGGCCGACAAGCGGTTGCGCACGAACGCGCTCATCAAGCGTGCATCGTTGGCGATGCAAACGCAACCGGAAACGCCTGGTGCGTGTTTCGAATATTTTGCCAGGGCGGAAGCAATCGACAGCACGAACGGGGACATCTTTCACCATCGCGGCCAGGTGTACATTCTGTCGGATCGGATGAACGATGCGATTGCCGATTTCGAACGAGCGTACGGGCTGTGTCCGACGTCCGGCATCATAGCGACGCATCTGTGCTACGCCAAGTACTGCCAGGCGGTCCAGAACAAAGACGAGAGTGGGGTGGAACGAATGAAGAAGCGATTCAACGAGTTGCTGGAAGAGTACGCGAACTGTGTGGAGTGTTACAGTATCCTGGCACAAGTGCTTACCGAGCAGCAAAATTTCGCCGAAGCGGACAGCTGCTTCGCCAGAGCGTTGAAGGTTGACCCGAACCAGGCGCAGATCTATGTGCACCGCGGTGTGCTGCAGCTGCAGTGGAAGGGTGACTTTGACGAGGGAGTCAAGTTGATCAAGAAAGCAATAGAGATGGACAGCAAGTGTGAGTTGGCGTACGAAACGCTCGGCACGATCGAGGTACAGCGGGGAAATCTCGCCGAAGCGGTGAAACTGTTCGAGCGTGCGATCGAGCTGGCCCGAACGGAAATGACACTGGTTCATTTGTACTCGCTGAAGGATGCAGCCGTTGCGCAGCTGAGCGTGGCCAAGAATATGGGATTGAGTATTAGCAACATTCAGCCGAacttctaa